A single genomic interval of Comamonas sp. 26 harbors:
- a CDS encoding cell wall metabolism sensor histidine kinase WalK, which yields MALGLNRIWVRFGLWITAAVLLAIASLAIGVLAFSELQYREFYRQLPSPIKAELETLKSHDLEDSPRALQIYSEYWEGDRLFGEKWSLVIGLAVSLPFGMAMGFWISRRITSPLASMVEVATHVKRGELGYRAVKGNAHGEMAEMIDAFNGMVDSLESFEAERLATAASISHELRTPLTVLQARLHAICDGVIDTSQSEMKMLLAQVEHLGRLVGDLHTLSMADAGQLSLRKERIDLATLVGEVVEELHPQLQKFDMALSLDLPMQDGDGSTDIRADADRLRQITTNLIGNVLRHASSGHWLGIQVYAEPDQQGRHWVTLGVSDAGPGLDADLQANPFQRFAQAPGKRRREGSGLGLSIVKALVTSQGGNVSAGISDRGGARFTVRFPRL from the coding sequence ATGGCCCTGGGACTGAACCGCATCTGGGTTCGCTTTGGCCTGTGGATCACTGCTGCGGTCCTGCTGGCCATTGCCTCTCTGGCCATTGGCGTACTGGCGTTTTCTGAGCTGCAGTACCGCGAGTTCTACCGCCAACTACCAAGCCCCATCAAGGCCGAGCTGGAAACACTGAAGTCTCACGATCTGGAAGACAGCCCCAGAGCCTTACAAATCTATTCTGAATACTGGGAAGGCGACCGCCTTTTTGGAGAGAAATGGTCTCTGGTTATCGGTCTTGCTGTGAGTCTGCCATTCGGCATGGCCATGGGATTCTGGATTTCGCGCCGCATCACCAGCCCACTCGCCTCCATGGTCGAAGTCGCCACCCATGTGAAGCGTGGCGAGCTGGGCTACCGCGCAGTCAAAGGCAATGCCCATGGTGAGATGGCAGAGATGATCGATGCCTTCAATGGCATGGTCGATTCGCTGGAGTCATTTGAAGCTGAACGACTGGCCACGGCAGCATCTATCTCCCACGAACTACGCACCCCCCTGACCGTTCTGCAGGCAAGACTGCATGCCATCTGCGACGGTGTGATCGACACCAGCCAATCTGAGATGAAGATGCTGCTGGCCCAGGTGGAGCATCTAGGCCGACTGGTGGGCGATCTGCACACCCTCTCCATGGCTGATGCAGGGCAGCTGTCCCTGCGCAAAGAGCGCATTGACCTAGCAACGCTGGTTGGAGAAGTGGTGGAAGAACTGCACCCGCAGCTGCAAAAATTCGACATGGCGTTGTCGCTGGATCTGCCCATGCAGGACGGCGACGGCAGCACGGACATTCGCGCCGATGCAGACCGGCTGCGCCAGATCACCACCAACCTGATCGGCAATGTGCTGCGCCACGCCAGCAGCGGCCACTGGCTGGGCATTCAGGTCTACGCCGAGCCCGATCAACAAGGTCGGCACTGGGTCACACTCGGCGTCAGCGATGCCGGGCCTGGCCTTGACGCAGACCTGCAGGCCAACCCCTTCCAGCGCTTTGCGCAGGCACCGGGAAAGCGCCGCAGAGAAGGTTCGGGACTGGGCCTTTCCATCGTTAAGGCCTTGGTCACCTCGCAAGGCGGCAATGTCAGTGCTGGTATATCAGATCGCGGCGGAGCGCGTTTTACGGTGCGCTTTCCTCGCCTTTAA